From the genome of Geoglobus ahangari, one region includes:
- the rqcH gene encoding ribosome rescue protein RqcH yields the protein MRSMSSLDISIVLREIEEDVIGARVDKVYHHVPNEIRIKLRGKGRIDLVIEAGTRFHPTQFPKEAPRFPSSFAMLLRKHLENARLTAVEQHDFDRVVILTFEREERKRVVAELFSKGNVILTDENYRVIMPLKHTVRVGETYRFPEKRVTPLDIESAEDLRGILDDREIVRVIASKLGTGGLYAEEILQRAGVDKSKKAGELEDEELERIVREMRRLFQPEEIRPHIVLENGKYLDYQPVELLKYSGYEKKYFEKYWMAIDSFFSAKTVERVEEREKKSEVLERLNARLKSQIEAKERFEREMELNRRIGDLIYENYTKIEAIHSAFLKARESRGWDEIEKIIREQQRAGKLKEVKGVVPRENAVDVEVDGHVIRLWLNRSIPEIAEEYYSRAKRFREKLEGVLKAIEKTKEELKRAEEVEERKMLSSIRVARKREWYERYRWYVTSEGFLVIGGRNAEMNEEVVSKHMERRDLFFHTEMPGGSATILKNGQEAGERSIREAAEFAGIYSALWKEGKHSGDVYYVKPEQVKRAARPGEYLPKGSFFIEGKRNYVTVEMKAAIGVDISNLRLLGGPVEGVRKHCDHYVVIEIGDVDFNQFSIQVAKKLVEVAGDEEKHIVRSIATPDEVAKFLPPGRSRIVEAK from the coding sequence ATGCGCTCAATGTCATCTCTCGACATATCCATCGTTCTGCGAGAGATTGAGGAAGACGTTATCGGGGCGAGGGTGGACAAGGTTTACCACCACGTCCCGAACGAGATCAGGATAAAGCTCAGAGGGAAGGGCAGGATAGACCTCGTCATAGAGGCGGGAACGCGGTTTCACCCAACTCAGTTTCCAAAGGAGGCGCCCCGCTTCCCCTCCTCCTTTGCCATGCTGCTCAGAAAGCACCTCGAGAACGCGAGGTTAACGGCTGTGGAGCAGCACGACTTCGACAGGGTCGTGATCCTGACGTTCGAAAGGGAGGAGAGGAAGAGGGTTGTGGCCGAGCTGTTCTCAAAGGGGAACGTTATCCTCACAGACGAGAACTACAGAGTAATAATGCCGCTGAAGCATACAGTGAGGGTTGGCGAGACGTACAGGTTTCCGGAGAAGAGAGTCACGCCCCTCGACATTGAGAGCGCTGAAGACCTCAGAGGGATTCTGGACGACAGGGAGATTGTTAGGGTAATAGCGTCAAAGCTCGGAACCGGGGGGCTTTACGCCGAGGAGATCCTCCAGAGAGCCGGGGTTGACAAGAGCAAAAAAGCTGGTGAGCTTGAGGATGAGGAGCTCGAGAGAATCGTGAGAGAGATGAGGAGGCTATTCCAGCCTGAAGAGATAAGGCCGCACATAGTCCTCGAGAACGGGAAGTATCTGGACTACCAGCCCGTCGAGCTCCTGAAGTACTCTGGCTATGAGAAAAAGTACTTCGAGAAGTACTGGATGGCGATTGACAGCTTCTTTTCAGCAAAAACCGTCGAGAGGGTTGAGGAGAGAGAGAAGAAGAGTGAGGTTCTGGAGAGGTTGAACGCAAGGCTGAAGAGCCAGATAGAGGCAAAGGAGAGGTTTGAAAGGGAGATGGAGCTGAACAGGAGGATAGGTGACCTCATCTACGAGAACTACACAAAGATCGAGGCAATACACTCGGCCTTTCTGAAAGCGAGGGAGAGCAGGGGATGGGATGAAATTGAGAAGATCATCAGAGAGCAGCAGAGAGCCGGAAAGCTGAAAGAAGTTAAGGGCGTGGTTCCGAGGGAGAACGCTGTGGATGTGGAGGTGGACGGACACGTGATCAGGCTATGGCTGAACAGGTCAATCCCGGAGATTGCCGAAGAATACTACAGCAGGGCCAAGAGGTTCAGGGAGAAGCTTGAGGGAGTTCTTAAGGCCATTGAGAAGACCAAGGAGGAGCTGAAGAGGGCGGAAGAGGTGGAAGAGAGGAAGATGCTGTCCAGCATAAGGGTCGCGAGGAAGAGGGAGTGGTACGAGAGATACAGGTGGTACGTAACCTCGGAGGGATTTCTGGTAATAGGTGGCAGAAACGCGGAGATGAATGAAGAGGTCGTTTCGAAGCACATGGAGCGCAGAGATCTCTTCTTCCACACGGAGATGCCGGGGGGAAGCGCAACCATACTGAAGAACGGTCAGGAGGCGGGAGAGAGAAGCATCAGGGAGGCCGCGGAGTTTGCGGGCATATACTCCGCCCTCTGGAAGGAGGGCAAGCACAGCGGGGATGTATACTACGTCAAGCCCGAGCAGGTGAAGAGAGCCGCAAGGCCGGGAGAGTACCTGCCGAAGGGGAGCTTCTTCATAGAGGGTAAGAGAAACTACGTGACTGTCGAGATGAAAGCTGCAATCGGCGTGGATATATCCAACCTCAGGCTTCTGGGCGGGCCGGTTGAGGGTGTGAGGAAGCACTGCGACCACTACGTGGTGATAGAGATCGGAGATGTGGACTTCAACCAGTTCAGCATTCAGGTTGCGAAGAAGCTGGTTGAGGTTGCAGGGGATGAGGAGAAGCACATAGTCAGGAGCATAGCCACTCCAGACGAGGTTGCCAAGTTCCTGCCTCCGGGAAGGTCGAGGATCGTGGAGGCTAAATAG
- a CDS encoding pyridoxal phosphate-dependent aminotransferase: protein MPARRVSEISTSMIRRMFEIVERAKKEGREVINLSIGEPDFDTPPEIIELAYEYMNKGYTHYTSNMGLEELREVIAERYGVESGEVMITVGASEALLNASLAFMEENSKVVLHTPSFLSYFTYVKLCSARPVEVNTSDSNFLLQSEAVEGVMDSSVSALILNFPTNPSGAVMGQREIDEVYEIAEDHSAVVISDEVYDRIYYDKKPGTLAGKENAVVINAFSKTLAMTGWRIGFVIAEKGLLDQMLKVHQVNGVCAPAFAQKAVAEYLADGKDREFVRDMVDEFRRRRDFVVRRLGKYFDLAVPEGAFYVFAKAYEGFVEELLMEKGVALTPGTPFGSGFDDYFRLSYATSMENLKKAVERIEEFMEERAKG, encoded by the coding sequence ATGCCGGCGAGGAGGGTCTCTGAGATCTCCACGTCAATGATCAGAAGGATGTTCGAGATCGTTGAGAGGGCCAAGAAGGAGGGCAGGGAGGTAATCAACCTGAGCATCGGAGAACCCGACTTCGACACCCCGCCGGAGATAATCGAGCTGGCATACGAGTACATGAACAAGGGTTACACCCACTACACCTCCAACATGGGCCTCGAGGAGCTCAGAGAAGTCATCGCCGAGAGGTATGGGGTTGAAAGCGGTGAGGTGATGATAACTGTTGGAGCAAGCGAGGCACTGCTGAACGCCTCCCTCGCCTTCATGGAGGAGAACTCGAAAGTTGTGCTGCACACACCCTCATTCCTCTCCTACTTCACCTACGTGAAGCTCTGCTCCGCAAGGCCGGTGGAGGTAAACACCTCTGACAGTAATTTCCTGCTTCAGAGCGAGGCTGTTGAGGGGGTAATGGACAGCAGCGTTTCAGCGCTCATCCTGAACTTTCCAACAAACCCGAGCGGTGCGGTGATGGGGCAGAGGGAGATTGACGAGGTCTACGAGATCGCTGAGGATCACAGTGCGGTGGTGATCAGCGACGAGGTCTACGACAGGATCTACTACGACAAGAAGCCGGGAACGCTTGCAGGAAAGGAGAACGCCGTGGTGATAAACGCGTTCTCAAAGACACTTGCAATGACCGGATGGAGGATAGGCTTCGTCATCGCTGAGAAGGGCCTGCTCGACCAGATGCTAAAGGTTCATCAGGTGAACGGCGTTTGCGCTCCTGCCTTTGCCCAGAAGGCTGTTGCTGAGTACCTCGCAGACGGAAAGGACAGGGAGTTTGTCAGGGACATGGTGGACGAGTTCAGGAGAAGGAGGGACTTTGTTGTCAGAAGACTTGGAAAATACTTTGATCTTGCTGTCCCCGAGGGGGCGTTTTACGTGTTCGCGAAAGCGTATGAGGGCTTCGTGGAGGAGCTGCTGATGGAGAAGGGTGTTGCACTAACGCCCGGAACGCCGTTCGGCTCGGGATTTGACGATTACTTCAGACTCTCCTACGCCACGTCAATGGAGAACCTGAAAAAAGCTGTTGAGAGGATTGAGGAGTTCATGGAGGAGAGGGCAAAAGGCTAA
- the purS gene encoding phosphoribosylformylglycinamidine synthase subunit PurS — protein MNFTADVYISLKKGVVDPEGEATKKALNLLGFRNVKSVSSVKVFRIELEAKSREDAEKMIEEMCEKLLANPVIQDYSIRWVD, from the coding sequence ATGAACTTCACCGCCGATGTCTACATAAGCCTTAAGAAGGGTGTTGTGGATCCTGAGGGTGAGGCGACCAAGAAGGCACTGAACCTGCTCGGATTCAGGAACGTGAAGAGCGTCTCTTCTGTGAAGGTCTTCAGGATAGAGCTCGAGGCCAAGAGCAGGGAGGATGCCGAGAAGATGATCGAGGAGATGTGCGAGAAGCTGCTCGCAAATCCGGTCATTCAGGATTATTCCATAAGGTGGGTTGATTGA
- a CDS encoding replication protein A: MSRAEKLTDQILERLKGSNVKVKREDILKRMKLLVEEFKVPESEAVRTIMNYLVREYGVSREELFERESPLIKISEITKPNQWVSLKAKVVQLWDSNSPNVSQVGLIGDETGIIKFVIWAKAEMPEVEEGKSYLFKNVVTDSFQGRMQVNVTRTSRIVEVDEDIPLPPREIEVIGALIAIQQNSGLIKRCPMCHRVLVKGVCQQHGKVEGYDDLRIKAVLDDGENVYEVILNEDNIRELTGIGLDEAIRIAQENLDRNAVLSELKSQLLGRYFRVKGIRGGRYLLVKEISLHRPEVEDFEEILEALS, encoded by the coding sequence ATGAGCCGAGCCGAAAAGCTTACAGACCAGATTCTGGAGAGGTTAAAGGGCAGCAACGTCAAGGTGAAGAGAGAAGACATTCTCAAGAGGATGAAGCTCCTTGTTGAGGAGTTCAAGGTTCCCGAGAGTGAGGCTGTCAGAACGATAATGAATTACCTCGTCAGGGAGTATGGTGTCTCGAGGGAGGAGCTCTTCGAGAGGGAGTCCCCGCTCATAAAGATCTCGGAGATAACGAAGCCCAACCAGTGGGTGAGCCTGAAGGCAAAGGTGGTTCAGCTCTGGGACTCGAACTCGCCCAACGTCTCTCAGGTTGGGCTTATTGGCGACGAGACCGGGATAATAAAGTTCGTGATCTGGGCAAAGGCCGAGATGCCTGAGGTAGAGGAGGGGAAGAGCTACCTGTTCAAGAACGTCGTAACCGACAGCTTTCAGGGGAGAATGCAAGTCAACGTGACGAGGACGAGCAGGATAGTGGAGGTTGACGAGGACATCCCCCTCCCGCCGAGGGAGATCGAGGTGATAGGCGCGCTCATCGCGATACAGCAGAACAGCGGCCTGATAAAGCGATGCCCCATGTGCCACAGGGTTCTGGTGAAGGGAGTGTGCCAGCAGCACGGGAAGGTTGAGGGCTACGATGACCTCAGGATAAAGGCGGTTCTTGATGACGGCGAGAACGTCTACGAGGTGATACTGAACGAGGACAACATAAGGGAGCTCACGGGGATAGGGCTGGATGAGGCGATAAGGATCGCTCAGGAGAACCTCGACAGAAACGCGGTTCTTTCCGAGCTGAAGTCACAGCTGCTCGGGAGATACTTCAGGGTAAAGGGGATAAGGGGAGGAAGGTACCTGCTCGTAAAGGAGATCTCCCTCCACAGGCCGGAAGTTGAGGATTTTGAGGAGATTCTGGAGGCATTGTCATGA
- a CDS encoding nucleotidyltransferase family protein → MVMKLDDVVQKIRDNEGILKERFKIKSIGLFGSLARGEEVIHDVDIIVEFSEPIGWEIVDLKEFLEDLLGVKVDILTKKAVMSKPLLWKSIEKGIVYV, encoded by the coding sequence ATGGTTATGAAGCTCGATGATGTAGTTCAGAAAATCAGGGATAATGAAGGCATACTGAAAGAGAGGTTCAAGATCAAGAGTATTGGTCTTTTTGGCTCTCTCGCAAGAGGGGAAGAGGTAATCCACGACGTGGACATAATAGTGGAGTTCAGCGAGCCAATAGGGTGGGAAATTGTGGATTTGAAGGAGTTTCTTGAAGATCTGCTCGGAGTGAAAGTAGACATCCTCACAAAGAAAGCGGTTATGAGCAAACCCTTGCTCTGGAAGTCAATTGAAAAGGGGATAGTGTATGTCTGA